A single region of the Changchengzhania lutea genome encodes:
- the coaD gene encoding pantetheine-phosphate adenylyltransferase gives MKRAIFPGSFDPLTLGHYDIIKRGVTLFDEIIVAIGVNADKKYMFSLKERKGFIEKAFEDEPKVKVMTYKGLTVDFCKEIDAEFILRGLRNPADFEFEKAIAHTNRHLSTIETVFLLTAASTSYIASSIVRDVIRNNGDYTKLVPDSVRVK, from the coding sequence ATGAAACGAGCCATATTCCCTGGATCTTTTGATCCATTAACATTAGGACATTACGATATTATAAAACGTGGTGTGACTCTTTTTGATGAAATTATTGTGGCTATTGGTGTCAACGCCGATAAAAAATATATGTTTTCACTTAAAGAAAGAAAAGGTTTTATTGAAAAGGCGTTTGAAGATGAACCTAAAGTAAAAGTGATGACCTATAAAGGTTTAACTGTAGATTTTTGTAAAGAAATTGATGCTGAATTTATTTTACGAGGACTTAGAAATCCTGCCGATTTTGAATTTGAAAAAGCCATTGCGCATACCAACAGGCATCTATCCACCATTGAAACGGTTTTTCTATTAACGGCTGCTAGCACTTCTTATATTGCGTCTTCTATTGTGCGCGATGTTATTAGAAATAACGGAGATTACACAAAGCTGGTTCCGGATAGCGTTCGAGTGAAGTGA
- a CDS encoding SulP family inorganic anion transporter — protein MTEFIRKRAANAKNDILSGITVALALVPEAVAFAFVAGVDPLVGLYAAFMVGLITSVFGGRPGMISGATGALAVVMVSLVAEGNAMGTEAENLGLYYLFATVILMGVIQMLAGIFKLGKFVRLIPHPVMMGFVNGLAIVIFLSQLSMFKDANGDWFNGSQMYIMVGLVLLTMGIMFGLPKITKKLPEALVAILVVSAIVIFGNLDVASVGSFIRDGGGDGLKGGLPQFQTDIFSKVPFNFETLKFIGPYALILAAIGLIESLMTLNLVDELTETRGNTNRECLAQGGANIVTGFFGGMGGCAMIGQSLINIKGGGRGRLSGIVAALALLGFILFASGLIEQVPIAALVGVMFMVVIGTFAWSSFRILNKIPLSDVIVLVTVSALTVIFDLAIAVIAGVIISALVFSWENAKRIRARKRMREDGTKVYEIWGPLFFGSIIAFNDKFDVKNDPDKVEVDFVESRISDHSALEAIFNLVNKYEAEGKSIKLKHLSEDCKILLYKSSPKFREVIVEDIDDPRYHLAENPEAFPKGLSEYKF, from the coding sequence ATGACCGAATTTATTAGAAAGCGCGCAGCCAATGCAAAAAATGATATTTTAAGCGGAATAACCGTGGCATTAGCGCTCGTACCAGAAGCAGTTGCTTTTGCTTTTGTAGCTGGTGTAGATCCTTTAGTTGGTCTTTATGCTGCATTTATGGTTGGTTTGATTACCTCTGTCTTTGGAGGACGCCCAGGTATGATAAGTGGAGCCACAGGTGCACTGGCGGTGGTTATGGTGAGTTTGGTAGCAGAGGGTAATGCTATGGGAACCGAAGCTGAAAACCTCGGACTCTATTATCTATTTGCAACCGTTATATTAATGGGTGTCATACAGATGCTTGCAGGTATTTTTAAACTCGGAAAATTTGTTCGATTGATACCGCACCCAGTAATGATGGGTTTTGTTAATGGTTTGGCCATTGTTATTTTTCTATCACAATTAAGCATGTTTAAAGATGCAAATGGGGACTGGTTTAACGGTTCGCAAATGTATATTATGGTTGGTTTGGTATTACTCACCATGGGTATCATGTTTGGCTTACCAAAAATCACTAAAAAGTTACCTGAAGCTTTAGTCGCTATTTTAGTCGTATCTGCTATAGTCATCTTTGGGAATTTGGATGTAGCCTCGGTAGGTAGTTTTATTAGAGATGGTGGTGGCGATGGTTTAAAAGGTGGTTTACCACAATTCCAAACAGATATTTTTAGCAAAGTCCCTTTTAATTTCGAGACCCTCAAATTCATAGGACCATACGCACTTATTCTAGCCGCTATTGGTTTAATAGAATCTTTAATGACATTGAATTTAGTAGATGAATTAACTGAAACCAGAGGAAACACCAACAGGGAATGTCTAGCACAAGGTGGTGCTAATATTGTCACAGGTTTTTTTGGTGGTATGGGTGGTTGCGCCATGATTGGTCAATCATTAATTAATATAAAAGGTGGCGGTAGAGGAAGGCTTTCTGGTATAGTAGCGGCTTTAGCATTATTAGGGTTTATATTATTTGCATCGGGTCTAATTGAGCAAGTGCCTATTGCGGCATTAGTGGGTGTGATGTTTATGGTGGTTATTGGTACGTTTGCTTGGAGTAGTTTTAGAATTCTTAATAAAATTCCTTTAAGTGATGTGATCGTATTGGTCACTGTATCTGCATTGACCGTGATATTTGATTTAGCCATCGCCGTAATTGCTGGTGTTATTATCAGTGCTTTGGTTTTTTCTTGGGAAAACGCAAAACGTATTCGTGCCAGAAAACGTATGCGTGAAGATGGCACGAAGGTTTACGAAATTTGGGGCCCTTTGTTTTTTGGCTCTATTATCGCGTTTAATGATAAGTTTGATGTTAAAAATGATCCGGATAAGGTGGAAGTTGATTTTGTGGAATCTCGTATCAGTGATCATTCTGCTTTAGAAGCTATTTTTAATTTGGTGAATAAATATGAAGCGGAAGGCAAATCGATTAAGCTTAAACACTTAAGTGAAGATTGTAAAATATTGCTCTATAAATCCAGTCCGAAATTTAGAGAAGTTATAGTTGAAGATATTGACGATCCGCGATACCATCTAGCAGAAAACCCAGAAGCATTTCCTAAAGGGCTTTCAGAATATAAGTTTTAA
- a CDS encoding M14 family metallopeptidase: MRSLLLFFIWIVSYNLSSQVSNYNFETSFEKSNGLETATYKQTIEFYTHLAKTFPEIAIDSIGETDSGKPLHYITLNPDGEFDFAVVRKSNKRILLINNGIHPGESDGIDATMLLFRDFVNGTIAFPENIVLVTIPIYNVGGSLNRNATSRTNQNGPKSYGFRGNARNYDLNRDFIKCDTKNARTFTTLFHLIKPDVFIDNHVSNGADYQYTLSHLFTQHNKLGGNLGNYIQTEMLPKLEQKLVNKSWDITPYVNVFNQVPEKGFSQFLDSPRYSTGYTTLWNTLGMMVETHMLKPYKQRVEGTYELMKSMVEIMEEDAEDIVLLRKDALNAYLQNEKYPLDWDIDSTQHTTLDFKGYEAENITSKITGVLRLKYDRTQPFNKKVTYQNYFKPSIEVDIPQAYVVPQGWWNVLELLKLNAVEMIRIKNDTTINVEAYKIKSYNTRNMAYEGHYPHYDTQVSSQMQSVHFEKGDYLISTQQHAMRYLLETLEPQAPDSFFNWNFFDTILQQKEGVSPYVWEDKALNLLENNAVLKLAFETKKSTDIKFAKNWYSQLDWIHKKSEYYEKAHLQYPIYRILK, encoded by the coding sequence ATGCGTTCACTCCTTCTATTCTTTATATGGATTGTTTCTTATAATCTATCAAGTCAAGTTTCAAACTATAATTTTGAAACGTCTTTTGAAAAAAGCAATGGTTTAGAAACTGCCACCTACAAACAGACCATAGAATTCTATACCCATTTAGCTAAAACATTTCCTGAAATAGCCATAGATAGCATTGGCGAAACAGATTCTGGCAAGCCGCTGCATTATATTACACTCAATCCTGATGGTGAATTCGATTTTGCTGTCGTCAGAAAATCAAATAAACGGATTTTGCTCATTAACAATGGCATTCATCCAGGTGAAAGTGATGGTATTGATGCCACGATGCTATTATTTAGGGATTTTGTAAATGGCACAATTGCTTTTCCTGAAAACATCGTTTTGGTTACCATACCTATTTATAATGTTGGTGGGAGTTTAAACAGAAACGCTACCTCACGAACCAATCAAAACGGCCCGAAAAGTTACGGTTTTAGAGGAAATGCTAGGAATTATGACTTAAATAGGGATTTTATAAAGTGTGACACAAAGAATGCCCGAACATTTACGACACTTTTTCATTTGATAAAACCAGACGTCTTTATTGATAATCATGTAAGCAATGGTGCCGATTATCAATATACACTCTCGCATTTATTTACCCAGCACAATAAATTAGGCGGTAATTTGGGCAACTATATCCAAACTGAAATGCTCCCAAAATTAGAACAAAAATTAGTTAATAAATCATGGGATATTACGCCTTACGTTAACGTTTTCAATCAGGTTCCAGAAAAGGGGTTTTCACAATTTTTGGATTCCCCAAGGTATTCAACAGGATATACTACACTTTGGAATACGCTGGGTATGATGGTAGAAACCCATATGTTGAAACCTTACAAGCAACGTGTTGAGGGCACTTACGAACTTATGAAAAGTATGGTTGAAATTATGGAAGAGGATGCAGAAGATATTGTCTTATTAAGGAAGGATGCTTTAAATGCATATTTGCAAAATGAGAAATACCCCTTAGACTGGGACATTGATTCGACTCAACATACGACATTAGATTTTAAGGGTTACGAAGCCGAAAATATAACTAGTAAAATTACGGGCGTATTACGATTAAAATATGATAGAACTCAGCCCTTTAATAAGAAAGTTACCTATCAAAATTATTTTAAACCGAGCATTGAAGTGGACATACCCCAAGCCTATGTTGTTCCACAGGGTTGGTGGAATGTTCTGGAATTGTTAAAATTAAATGCGGTTGAAATGATAAGGATTAAAAATGATACAACGATAAATGTTGAGGCTTACAAAATAAAAAGTTACAACACCAGAAATATGGCTTATGAAGGCCATTATCCGCACTATGACACCCAAGTAAGTTCTCAAATGCAATCCGTCCATTTTGAAAAAGGAGATTATTTAATATCAACCCAACAGCATGCCATGCGCTACTTATTGGAAACCTTAGAGCCACAGGCTCCTGATTCTTTTTTTAACTGGAATTTTTTCGATACTATATTGCAACAAAAAGAAGGGGTTTCACCATACGTCTGGGAAGATAAAGCTTTAAACCTATTAGAAAATAATGCAGTGCTTAAATTAGCATTTGAAACTAAAAAATCAACTGATATTAAGTTTGCTAAAAATTGGTACTCACAACTAGATTGGATTCATAAAAAGAGTGAATACTATGAAAAAGCACATTTACAATATCCTATTTACAGAATTTTAAAATAA
- a CDS encoding PASTA domain-containing protein, protein MSVIKFLGSKTFLKQIALAIVAILILCFILLKWLKTSTHHGDFELVPNIIGKSINVAQMELKENNLVMKIQDSANFNPDYPRFSVIEQDPIAGSKVKEDRKIYLTLNPSGYRKVLVPDLTDRTFRQAKPTLEAIGFKVGKLIYVDNIGKDIVLSLKHKGKTIQSGETLEKTSVIDLVLGNGNRP, encoded by the coding sequence ATGAGCGTCATTAAATTTCTTGGAAGTAAAACTTTTTTAAAACAAATAGCATTAGCCATTGTGGCTATATTAATCCTTTGCTTTATCTTATTAAAGTGGTTAAAAACGTCTACCCATCATGGGGATTTTGAACTAGTTCCAAATATAATAGGGAAGTCCATTAACGTGGCGCAAATGGAGTTAAAGGAGAACAATCTGGTCATGAAAATTCAAGATTCAGCAAATTTTAACCCAGACTATCCTCGGTTTTCGGTGATAGAACAAGATCCAATTGCAGGAAGCAAGGTTAAGGAAGACCGAAAAATATACCTTACCCTCAATCCCTCAGGTTACCGAAAAGTACTTGTTCCAGATTTAACAGACCGTACGTTTAGGCAAGCCAAACCCACATTAGAAGCGATTGGGTTTAAAGTAGGTAAGTTGATTTATGTAGATAATATAGGAAAAGACATTGTGCTGAGTTTAAAGCATAAAGGTAAAACCATTCAATCAGGAGAAACTTTAGAAAAAACATCTGTTATAGACCTTGTTCTTGGGAATGGCAACAGACCATAA
- a CDS encoding D-alanine--D-alanine ligase, translated as MKKRIAIIMGGYSSEYQISLKSGNVIYENLNPDKYTCYRIHIFKDKWVYVDANDAEYPINKHDFSVNVDNQMISFDCVFNAIHGTPGEDGSMQAYFELLNIPHTSCGMYQAALTFNKRDCLSVLKPYGIKTAASYYINLGDTIDEEAIINKVGLPCFVKANKAGSSFGITKVHEQPQLQKAIDVAFKEDDEIIIESYLDGMEVSVGVIIYQGETKVLPITEIVSENDFFDYEAKYLGKSQEITPARLTKDQETKVCKVAKKVYEVLKMTGFSRSEFIFKDGEPHLLEMNTVPGLTNESILPQQAAAAGISMHDLFDNAIEEALKDLP; from the coding sequence ATGAAAAAACGGATCGCTATCATTATGGGTGGGTATTCCAGTGAATATCAAATCTCGTTAAAAAGTGGCAACGTGATTTATGAAAACCTGAATCCTGATAAATACACCTGCTATCGGATTCATATTTTTAAAGACAAGTGGGTGTATGTGGATGCTAATGATGCTGAATACCCTATAAACAAACATGACTTTTCAGTTAATGTAGACAATCAAATGATAAGTTTTGACTGTGTTTTTAATGCAATTCATGGGACTCCAGGGGAAGATGGCTCTATGCAAGCTTATTTTGAATTACTGAATATTCCGCATACCAGTTGTGGTATGTATCAAGCAGCTTTAACGTTTAACAAACGGGATTGTTTAAGTGTTTTAAAGCCTTACGGGATTAAAACAGCAGCATCTTATTATATAAATTTGGGCGATACGATTGATGAAGAAGCCATAATTAATAAAGTAGGCCTACCTTGTTTTGTAAAAGCGAATAAAGCCGGAAGTAGTTTTGGAATTACTAAAGTCCATGAGCAGCCGCAACTTCAAAAAGCTATTGATGTGGCTTTTAAAGAAGATGACGAAATTATTATAGAATCTTATTTAGATGGCATGGAAGTATCGGTTGGTGTTATCATTTATCAAGGTGAAACCAAAGTGTTACCCATTACTGAAATTGTAAGTGAAAACGATTTTTTCGATTATGAAGCAAAATACCTCGGAAAATCACAGGAAATTACGCCGGCAAGATTAACAAAAGACCAAGAAACAAAAGTCTGTAAAGTGGCTAAAAAAGTATACGAAGTTTTAAAAATGACTGGCTTTTCTAGAAGTGAATTTATTTTTAAAGATGGAGAGCCGCATCTATTAGAAATGAATACCGTACCCGGTCTTACCAATGAAAGCATCCTACCCCAACAAGCCGCAGCAGCTGGAATTAGCATGCATGATTTGTTTGACAATGCGATAGAAGAAGCTTTGAAAGACCTACCTTAA
- a CDS encoding uracil-DNA glycosylase family protein: MFKHTHPYKPFINAHTTKLIVGTLPPPRFSTGELLEKDVDFCYGSYYNSLWLFIDEIHNLNLRYDNSEMAIEQRKQFLISKHIGVCDIVESCEREKIDASDLGMQNIKLRDLIGYLKDFPKIDTLLFTGGNSKNGPEYFFRKHIKPLDVKLEVVSNVVPRIHQFVMPRNIGSADKPERIIKTVSLTSGSGAANISISRIPLYKQLKAQNPNFNTFDFRVMQYREFF, translated from the coding sequence GTGTTTAAACATACACATCCGTATAAACCATTTATAAATGCCCACACCACAAAGCTCATTGTGGGTACTTTACCACCGCCACGATTTTCTACGGGTGAACTTTTAGAAAAAGATGTCGATTTTTGTTACGGCAGTTATTACAACTCGTTATGGTTATTTATTGATGAAATCCATAACCTAAATTTGCGCTATGACAATTCTGAAATGGCCATTGAACAACGCAAGCAATTCCTAATAAGCAAGCATATTGGCGTTTGTGATATTGTTGAAAGTTGCGAACGTGAGAAAATAGATGCTTCCGATTTAGGGATGCAAAACATCAAGCTTCGTGATCTTATAGGGTATTTAAAAGATTTCCCGAAGATTGATACGCTTCTTTTTACAGGAGGAAATAGTAAAAATGGGCCAGAATATTTTTTTCGAAAACATATCAAACCACTTGATGTCAAACTAGAAGTGGTTTCCAATGTCGTTCCTAGAATTCACCAATTTGTCATGCCTAGAAACATTGGTAGCGCTGACAAACCGGAACGAATTATCAAAACCGTTTCCTTAACCTCAGGTTCTGGAGCTGCTAATATATCCATAAGTAGAATACCACTTTACAAGCAACTCAAAGCCCAAAATCCCAACTTTAATACTTTTGATTTTAGGGTGATGCAGTACCGTGAATTTTTTTGA
- a CDS encoding RluA family pseudouridine synthase has translation MEDYTPQLPDEDNMYEHHAFTVDKGQTPLRIDKYLMNFVENATRNKIQAAAKDGSIFVNDVPVKSNYKVKPDDKIRVLFSHPPFVNLLVGEDIPIDVVYEDDELLVVNKPAGMVVHPGHGNYSGTLINALIHRFDNLPNNSSERPGLVHRIDKDTSGLLVVAKTEQAMTYLSLQFAEKTSEREYVALVWGNVNEDEGTVEGNIGRHPKNRLQNTVYLDDEADKGKPAVTHYRVLERLGYVTLLSCKLETGRTHQIRVHMKHIGHTLFNDARYGGEKILKGTTFTKYKQFVDNCFKILPRQALHAKTLGFKHPKIGEFMQFDTPIPEDMQQCIEKWRGYSQYQEVE, from the coding sequence ATGGAAGATTATACACCACAATTACCAGATGAAGACAATATGTATGAGCATCATGCTTTTACAGTTGATAAAGGGCAAACACCACTTCGAATAGATAAGTATTTAATGAATTTTGTTGAAAACGCCACGCGTAACAAAATTCAGGCGGCTGCAAAAGACGGAAGTATTTTTGTTAACGATGTGCCCGTAAAATCCAATTATAAAGTAAAACCAGATGACAAAATTAGGGTGTTATTTTCACATCCTCCTTTTGTAAATTTATTGGTAGGCGAAGATATTCCCATTGATGTGGTTTATGAAGATGACGAACTTTTGGTGGTTAACAAACCAGCAGGCATGGTGGTGCATCCAGGGCATGGTAATTATTCGGGCACGCTTATCAATGCACTTATACATCGATTCGATAATTTGCCAAATAACTCTAGTGAACGTCCAGGTTTGGTACACAGAATAGATAAGGATACCAGTGGGTTGTTGGTGGTTGCAAAAACCGAACAGGCCATGACGTATTTATCCTTACAGTTTGCAGAGAAAACCAGTGAGCGTGAATATGTGGCTTTAGTTTGGGGTAATGTGAATGAAGATGAAGGTACTGTGGAAGGCAATATTGGGCGTCACCCCAAAAATAGGTTGCAGAATACGGTGTATTTGGATGATGAGGCAGATAAAGGCAAACCGGCTGTGACACATTACAGGGTTTTGGAACGTTTGGGTTATGTCACCTTGTTGTCTTGTAAGTTAGAGACAGGACGTACCCACCAAATCCGTGTGCACATGAAACACATCGGGCACACGCTTTTTAATGATGCACGTTACGGCGGCGAGAAAATTCTAAAAGGCACCACGTTTACCAAGTATAAACAATTTGTAGATAATTGCTTTAAAATTTTACCTAGACAAGCCCTACATGCCAAAACCTTAGGCTTTAAACACCCAAAAATAGGAGAATTTATGCAGTTCGACACGCCTATTCCAGAAGATATGCAGCAATGTATTGAAAAATGGCGGGGCTATTCACAATATCAGGAGGTTGAATGA
- the argS gene encoding arginine--tRNA ligase, with translation MSLQETLTNQVKQAVLASYNITIDAVEFQATRKEFAGDITVVIFPMLRYIKGNPMQIGETIGQYLQEHVEEVKAFNVIKGFLNLEISDSYYISFFNTIKDDRQYGFKLPTADDKAIMVEYSSPNTNKPLHLGHVRNNLLGYSVAEILKASGKKVYKTQIINDRGIHICKSMLAWKKFGNQETPESSGLKGDKLVGNYYVMFDQEYKKEIHELSTKGFTEEDAKKQAPILLEAQNMLIKWEAGDEDTVALWSKMNAWVYDGFDITYKNLGVNFDVLYYESNTYLLGKEFVEEGLKSGVFEKEADGSVWCDLTEDGLDKKIVQRADGTAVYMTQDIGTAIQRIKDFPDVGGMVYTVGNEQDYHFKVLFLILKKLGFEWAKNLYHLSYGMVDLPSGKMKSREGTVVDADDLIDEMASTAGEISEELGKLDGYSQDEKEALYKTIGLGALKYYVLKVDPRKRILFDPKESIDFQGNTGPFIQYTYARIQSILRKAETNNQTLDPSEIALHDKEKELIKQLQLFPEVIQNAASQHSPALIANYTYDLVKEFNSFYQNVSILGADSDVEKTLRVQLSTSVSSTIKNAFSLLGIHVPERM, from the coding sequence ATGAGCCTTCAAGAGACTTTAACTAATCAAGTAAAACAAGCTGTTTTAGCATCTTACAATATTACCATTGATGCTGTAGAATTTCAAGCCACAAGAAAGGAATTTGCAGGCGATATAACTGTTGTAATTTTTCCAATGTTACGTTATATTAAGGGTAATCCCATGCAAATTGGTGAAACCATCGGTCAGTATTTACAAGAACATGTAGAGGAAGTGAAAGCTTTTAATGTGATTAAGGGATTTTTAAATCTGGAAATTAGTGATTCATATTACATATCTTTTTTCAATACCATAAAAGATGATCGCCAATATGGTTTTAAGTTACCAACAGCGGATGATAAGGCGATAATGGTTGAATATTCTTCACCAAATACCAACAAACCTTTGCATTTGGGTCATGTTAGGAATAATCTTTTAGGCTATAGTGTCGCCGAAATTTTAAAAGCTTCAGGAAAAAAAGTTTACAAAACACAGATTATTAATGATCGCGGGATACATATTTGTAAAAGTATGTTGGCTTGGAAGAAATTTGGAAACCAAGAAACTCCTGAAAGTTCAGGTTTAAAAGGCGATAAGTTAGTAGGTAATTATTACGTTATGTTCGATCAAGAATATAAAAAGGAAATTCATGAATTAAGTACAAAAGGATTTACAGAAGAAGACGCCAAAAAGCAAGCGCCTATTCTATTGGAAGCTCAAAACATGTTAATAAAATGGGAAGCTGGAGATGAAGACACCGTGGCGCTTTGGAGCAAAATGAACGCTTGGGTTTATGATGGTTTTGATATCACCTATAAAAATTTAGGCGTCAATTTTGATGTCCTCTATTATGAGAGCAACACGTATTTATTAGGAAAGGAGTTTGTTGAAGAAGGTTTAAAATCTGGTGTCTTTGAAAAAGAAGCAGATGGTTCTGTATGGTGTGATTTAACAGAAGATGGACTTGATAAAAAAATTGTTCAGCGTGCTGATGGAACGGCTGTTTACATGACCCAGGATATCGGCACCGCCATACAGCGTATAAAAGATTTTCCGGATGTTGGAGGTATGGTGTATACCGTGGGTAATGAGCAAGACTATCATTTTAAGGTGCTATTTTTAATTTTGAAAAAATTAGGATTCGAATGGGCCAAGAATTTATACCATCTCAGTTATGGTATGGTCGATTTGCCTAGTGGTAAAATGAAAAGTCGTGAAGGCACTGTAGTTGATGCAGATGATTTAATTGATGAAATGGCTTCTACAGCTGGAGAAATCTCTGAAGAATTGGGTAAGTTAGATGGCTATTCGCAAGATGAAAAAGAAGCACTTTACAAAACCATAGGTTTAGGTGCCCTAAAGTATTACGTATTAAAGGTTGACCCTAGGAAACGTATTTTATTTGATCCCAAAGAATCCATAGATTTTCAAGGCAATACAGGGCCATTTATACAATATACATATGCCAGAATTCAATCGATATTAAGAAAAGCAGAAACAAACAATCAAACTCTTGATCCTTCGGAAATAGCCTTGCACGATAAAGAGAAGGAGCTTATAAAGCAACTGCAATTATTTCCTGAGGTGATTCAAAATGCCGCATCGCAACACAGCCCTGCTCTTATTGCCAATTACACGTACGATTTGGTAAAAGAGTTTAATTCATTCTATCAAAATGTATCCATCTTAGGAGCAGATAGTGACGTTGAAAAAACGCTGAGAGTGCAACTTTCAACTAGTGTTTCATCAACTATAAAGAATGCATTTAGTTTATTAGGCATCCATGTGCCAGAGAGAATGTAA
- the yaaA gene encoding peroxide stress protein YaaA gives MKLVLSPAKSLDFETKLPTSKHTEAQFLKQSERLNKLLKKKSAKGLSKLMGISDALGQLNYERNQEWSLPFTTYNSRPAMYAFNGDVYRGLDAYTIPKDKIEIAENTVRILSGLYGILKPTDLIQPYRLEMGTKLRIGKNKNLYEFWKKDITKALNEELADDEVFLNLASNEYFKAVDTKALKVPVITANFKDFKNGDYKVISFFAKAARGLMARYIIDTDAQTIDDLKGFDYEGYHYSEPMSSEKDLVFIR, from the coding sequence ATGAAACTTGTATTATCACCGGCAAAATCACTTGATTTTGAAACTAAATTACCCACATCAAAACATACAGAAGCGCAGTTTTTAAAACAGTCTGAGCGCCTGAATAAATTGCTTAAAAAGAAATCGGCAAAAGGCTTATCCAAACTCATGGGTATTTCTGATGCCTTGGGGCAGTTAAACTATGAGCGCAATCAAGAATGGAGCTTGCCATTCACAACATATAATTCCAGACCCGCCATGTATGCCTTTAATGGCGATGTTTATAGAGGTTTAGATGCCTATACCATTCCGAAAGATAAGATTGAAATAGCCGAGAACACGGTGCGTATTCTTTCTGGTCTATACGGAATTTTAAAACCCACAGATTTGATACAGCCTTACCGACTTGAAATGGGTACAAAGCTACGTATAGGAAAAAACAAAAATTTATATGAGTTTTGGAAAAAGGACATTACAAAAGCCTTAAATGAAGAACTAGCGGATGATGAGGTCTTCTTAAATTTAGCGAGTAATGAATACTTTAAGGCCGTTGACACCAAAGCTTTAAAAGTACCGGTAATAACAGCCAACTTTAAAGATTTTAAAAATGGCGACTATAAAGTGATTTCATTTTTCGCAAAAGCAGCACGTGGTTTAATGGCGCGCTATATTATTGATACTGATGCCCAAACCATAGACGATTTAAAAGGTTTTGATTATGAAGGGTATCATTACAGTGAGCCCATGTCTTCTGAAAAAGATTTGGTTTTTATAAGATAG
- a CDS encoding 30S ribosomal protein THX, which translates to MGKGDKKTKRGKINRGTFGVRRPRIKKKPSIENKISVGNKAKVK; encoded by the coding sequence ATGGGAAAAGGCGATAAAAAAACAAAACGAGGTAAAATCAATAGAGGCACATTTGGGGTACGACGTCCTCGTATTAAAAAGAAACCGTCAATAGAAAATAAAATTAGTGTTGGTAACAAAGCCAAAGTGAAATAA